ATGACAAGTCCAGTCCACAAGAAATATCTAGAGTATTTGGTGTCAGTAAGAAAGCCTTTAAAGCAACTGTTGGCCACTTATTAAAGCAAGGTAAGATTACCATTGAAGCAGATGGCATTCACTTGAAATAACATAACTTCAATCGAATAAAAAATGCGGCTAAGTGGCCGCACTTTTTATCTCTACTACATTTCAAATACGCCTAGAAACTGCCTCGAATACCCAAGCTAATGCTACGTCCTGGCAATGGCGCATCTTCTTTTAAGAATGATGAATGCACCCGTGCTTCTTCGTCCGTTAAATTTTGCCCTTTGACAAAAACTATCGTATCAGATGCCCAGTCACTATCGCTCACCCCGCTTAAGTAGTAATTAAAGTTTGCATCGAGCATGGTGTAGCTATCGGTACTAGTTTCATATGCCGCAATATCGTTTTGCTCAAAATAGTGGCTGACAGACAGCTCAGCAGCATATTGTTCTGCTTGGTAGTTTAATTGTCCACCGACACGCATTGGCGGAATTCGTGGTAAGTTACCACCATCAGAAAGTTCAGCACGGATATAATCACCAAACACCGTCGCTTTTAATGATGAGGTGACTTGATAAACAAATTCGGCCTCTAGACCATAAAGGTCAACGTCATCTTGACGATAGACAAACACAGGTAATCCCTCTTCTTCACCGTGATCTTCTTCTACCGCGTTATGTTCGTCGTGATCGTGGCCACCTTCCATAAATAAACCCGTATCTTGCTGATAGTAGTAATCCTCAATATGGTTGTAGAAGGCGCTGACAACGAAGCCGAAATCACCTTCAAATTTACGCCAAGTCATATCAAGGTTATAAGAGGTTTCAAGTTCTACATCTTGGTTGCTTACTTCAATATCTAGGTGGTCACCATGCGGCTCAACTTCATATAAAGCACCGACTTCAAAAGTATTAGTACCTATGTGAGGACCATTTGAGAAAAGCTCGGCGGCTGAAGGTGCTCGTTGAGAAAACGAGGCAGAAAATCCTAAATTGTAACCTTGCTGATAATCCCAAACTAAACCAACAGATGCACTGACTGGGGTAAAGTCTTGCTTTTCAATATCATGATGTTCTTCTTCATCATGTTCGTCGTGCTCCTCTTCATGCTCATTATCATGCATACCAAATGGTTCTATTTCAACATATTCAACTCGTGCACCAAGCTGTAACAACCATTGTTCATTTAAATGATTTTCTTCTAACCAAGCAAAGGCAAATGACGTTGTAGATGAAGGGGGCGTAAAAGCTTCTTCACCAAGCGCTTCAAAATCACTGTCTTTAAAATGCAGTGTCCAAGCACCGTTCCAGCCATTCCATTCTTGATGATAGACATCAACACGGGCTTCAATACTTTCATTTTTAAAGGTTGTGCCAACTTCGCCATTCTCAATTTCTTGATGTTGGTAGTCTGTGTACGCAAATTTCGACGCCAAGCGACTTAAGAATTTATCATCAAAATTTAAATCACTGATCATCTGAAAACGATTCTGCTCTAAGTCAGCAAAAACATTTTCTTCTACATGTTCTTCATCTTCATGACCTTCTTCTTCATGTTCCTCTTCATGATGACCATGGCCTGGAATACCGTATTCACGATCCATTCGTCCGTATGAAAAACCTATAAAACCATTTTCTAAAAGATAACTTGTACCAATGGTAAAACCTGAAGATTTTGATGCACTGTTCGCTAACGTGCCTTTTTCGCCTTCATGTTCATCATGCTCTTCTTCATGTTCCTCCTCATGGTCGTCATGTTCGTCTTCTGATGTGGCATAACCTGGAATGTCGTAATCATTAGATTCACGCCAAAATCCGTCAAGGTGTAAGGCAACTTGTCCACTACCTGTATTTAGCGCAAATGACGCCTCATTTTCATCGGCAACATCGTTGTGTTGGAGTTGCCATTCAGCCATCGTATCGGTGCTGGTCGGTACGCGATTATCCACAATATTGACCACGCCACCTATTGCGCCACTGCCATAAAACAAAGTCGCTGGGCCACGAAGCACTTCAATTTGTGTCGCAGTGCTCGTTTCGCTTGAAACAACATGATCTCCGCCAACACGAGAAGCATCCCCCACATCTAAGCCATTTTGACTGATCAATACCCTTGGGCCATCAAGGCCACGAATGATTGGACTACTTGAAACCGGTCCGTAATAACTCGAGTGAACACCAACTTCATTCTTAAGCGTTTCACCAAGGGTTGATGCTTGTTTTAGTCTTAATTCATCCGCAGAAAGAACATTAACGGGTAATGCCGACTCAATAGTCGACGAATGAAGCGGCGTGGCATGGACATCAATAATTTCCATCACCGTGTCATTTAAGCTAATTTCTAAACCACTGATGTCTTGACCAGCCACGGTAATCTTTTGATTATAATGAGAAAAGTTTTCCGCACTCACATGAAGTTCAGTAATACCTTCGGCGACATTTTTTAGTTCAAAGTTACCTTGTTCGTCACTAAAAACATGTGTTTTTTCTTGATCTAGATGTATTTCTGCAAAAGCTATAGGCTGACCGCTTTTATCGATAATTTTTCCTGTGATAGTTTGCGCCCACACAGGCGATGACACGAAAGATGAGATAGCAAAAGCCGCCATCAATTTATTGAATTTCATTTTTTTAACCTTGAATAATATTTCACGAAAGTCGTCAAACCGTTCGTTTTATAATTTTAATATTTGTGTTTGTCGTATTCAGGTTAAAAAAGGCGGGGCACGCAACTGTGGTAATCGGTAATATTGCGCAACATTTACTGCAGGCTTGCTAAAAGTGAGTAATGCATATTGACTAAAATCGGCAAAAGCGCCAACCAAATCAACATCTTCTACTCTATCTAAAGTGTTGTAGCATAAGTGACAATCAACGTCAGCGCCAAGATGTAAAAATGTTTCATTATCACCAGAAACATCACGTTCTAGTACTAATGCATTGAGACCATGACTTCCATGAGAAAATAACGCACATAACCACACAGTCAGTATAAACTGACTAAATATTTTCATATTTTTGTTGTGGATAGACATTACTTCATGGTTATCGGAGTTAAGAGTAACGTGATAATATAACACTACTGAACAATTCTCAACGAAATAAGATAACTGGAGTTTAATTTGAGGTGAAAGGTAATAAGTGGAGAATTAGTACTAGACATTTAGCTCAAAGCAGAAGACAGTGAACTCACAACAATATTGCATTAATATCCTATAACAAAAGCAAAAACAGAGAAATACAATGAGCTTCTACCCATTATTTATCCCCATGTTAGCGATGATGTTATTAACCATGATCGTATGGTTTTATATGTACACCCTGCGCCTTAACTACGTCATGAAAGCCCGCATACATGCAGATAAATTGCACGCACCAGAGCAAGTTTCATTATTACTGCCCGATCACGTTAATGCGCCATCGAACAACTTAAAGAATCTATTCGAATTACCGGTGCTGTTTTACGGTGTGATCTTAGTGGCGAGTCAAATTCCAGATCACTCTATCATCAGTAACTTAGCCGCTTGGTCATTTTTGTTTTTTCGAGTGATCCACTCCATTATTCATTGCAGCAACGGTAAGGTGCTCGCAAGGTTTATCGTATATGTTCTTTCATCACTGTCATTATTCGTACTTATTGCCAATGTTCTCTTGAGCTTGTTTAATCAGCAATAGCGAAACTAGCAGACAACAAAGCAGCCTTTAATGCTGCTTTGGGTTGAGGATAACACCTTATAGGAATAAATAATGTGAGCAAGGCAATGGTTAAGTAAGCTTGTCGTTGAAAAACGATAAGGTTCGTTGCCATGCTAATGCTGCGTTTTCTTTATCGTATCGTCCGGTTGAATCATTGTGAAAGCCATGTTTAGCGTTTTCATACATATGCATTTTATATGGCACACCGAGTGCTTTTAAGTCAGCTTCATAACCCGACCATGACTTATTCACTCGCTCATCTAAAGCGGCTAATTGAATAAGCAGTGCCGCCTGTATGTTTTGCCTTAATTCGGCTTTAGCAGGCGTACCGTAAAATGGCACACCAGCACTCAGTAAATCAGACTCTACGGCGGCGAGGTAGTTGACAATATAGCCGCCAAAACAAAAGCCTACTGCACCTAACTTTCCGTTACTGCGTTGATGCGATTTTAAAAATTTTGCTGCGGCAATAAAGTCTTGTTGTATTTTATTGCGATCCATCGAGCGCTGCATAGCTCGACCTTCATCGTCATTACCAGGGTAACCACCTAATGGATAGAGCGCATCTGGTGCAAAGGCCAAATAACCCGCTTTTGCCAAGCGGCGTGCCACATCTTTAATGTAAGGGTTTAGACCCCGGTTCTCATGAACCACCAACACCACAGGCAAATCGACATCAACGTTCGTGGGAGTAACTAAATAACCTTGTCCTTTGCCATGGCCGAGTGGCGAGTCAAAGGTCTCATATGTTGCTTTGATATCCACATCGTTAAAAGAAACTTGCTCTGCTAAGGCATAATTTGGTAGTAAAGCGGAAGTCAGCACACTCATCGAATAACCAACGGCGACCAAAGTGCCCAGTTTTTTCATGAAAGTGCGGCGATCCATACCACCATGTGCATATGAGTCGTACCAATCAAATGCTTCTTGTGGAATATCGCTTTTTATTTTTGCTAGCATGGTTACCTCAAGTAAGTTATTTATTACTCCGCTAGTAAACATATAACTACCTAAGCTGTTTCGCAAAAAATAAATTTTGTCGCCAATGCCGAATTCAGCCAACGCTATGGTTAAAGCGTAAAAAATTCACTAAAGACTTTGTAAAGCTCTGTCCCTTGATTAACGCTCGCCGACGCAAAATGCAATATTGGTAGCACCTCATGGTCAAGTGAGATGTAATGCAGTGCATCACCATCACCGTAATTGTCCATCCGTAAAATACGTGCCAAAGGCTCCCCAGCTTTTAATGGTTTGCCAAACTCAGCCAAATAATCCACCATGCCACCCATTGGCGAATAAAAGGCTTTGTAGTCTTTTAGATAACAGGCATAACGGATCATTTCATCTGGCACAAAGTCTTGCTGTCCATTCGGCTTTACTACGCCTTTGTACTGTAGATAGCACAAAATACTTTTGGCGTCGGTGAGAGCAATATCTAGATCAATTTGTTCTTGTGAACCAAGCTCCACAGTGAAGCTTTCTTTATTGAAATTAATGCATCTACCTTTGGCTTTAAACGCTTCACTTAAACTCCACCACGGACAAAAAGTCGACTCATCTAATGCGCCATCAAACTCATTGGGGATAAGTAGGGTGTGTTCAATATTAAAGTGTTTGGCACTCTCTTTGGCGTATTCTGGGCAGTATAAATGCTTACTTGATATAGGACCAGTGTGCAAATCTAAGACCAGATCCGCTTGGTGCGCGAGCTTTTGCAACTGATATGCGATACGTTGTCCCGTAGTTAGGCCAAATATGTTGTGATCAAGCTGCTCGTTGATATCATCCAATAACGATTGTTTAAATGCTTGCTCAATTTCCCTATCACTCTCTTCGATATATTGTTCGACTGCCACATCAACCAACTTAGGATTATTGTGGTACATACGATTCCAGTTTACACCGGTGATAGGGTCAAAGCGGCCAAGTGTATATTCACCGTTTTTATGATTACAGCCAACTGGATTGGCGTACGGCACTAATGTGACATCAGCAAATAGTTCAATATTGCCAATTAACTCAAGCAATTGATAAATAACCGCATTACCTTGTACTTCAGCGCCATGCATATTTGCTTGAATATAGACACTGGGCGCATCTGTAGCCCCTTGTGCTGTGAATTTGTATACAGGTACCGTCAACTGAGCGCCGCTAGCCATTTCACCAACGTGCATCACATCTTTAATCACTTTATTTTGCGTTTGATTATTCATTTGTTATCTTTAAGTTTTTATAGCTCGAATCAATTACTTGTGAGCTAACGTAAATACCAGCTCGCTGGCTGTTGTGCTCTTACCTGTATAAGCTTGCCTTGCTCAAATACATACTCAGCAGCAATCTCATGACACAAAAAGAATGGCATGCTTTCAGTAAATCCATATGCACCACAAAGACCGAACACAAGACTATCATCTACCGAACAATCGTTTGGTAATGCAAGTTTACCTAGATGATCTAAGCTGGTGCACAGCGGGCCATGAACATCAAATGGTTCGCTTGCCGCATTTGAGTCTCGCAACAGCGATGCAGGAAAAGGTTGGTCGGTTATCGCTGGTCTTATCAAATGATTGATGCCCGCAGCCAGCACTAGTTGCTGATGTTCAAAGTTGTTTTTACGATCAACAACCGGCGAGACGTAATAGCCACAATCGGCCACCGCATATCGTCCTAACTCCAACCAGAGCTCGTCTACTTTGGCCTTTCGTTTGACATCAGCCAAATCTGACATCGCTTGTTGCCAGCTAATACGTTCACCTGAATTCAGATAATCTACACCAAGCCCGCCCCCCAAATCGAGCACTTTTAGCTCCATGCCAATAGCGGAAGCCAGTGTGGTCAAAGGCTGAACCATTTGTTGCCACAACGAGTACATTTTGGCATTGCTTAGCATGTTGCCCCACTGAAAAATGTGCAATCCACACAAATCAAGCGACGGATAGTCCGCCACCTGGATTCGCTGCCACTGTTCACAGCCAAGTCCGAATGGCGTCACGGCGTTGCCACCTAGCGGGTTTTTATCTCCTTCAGGCCATTGTAGCTGCACACGCAGCAACACTGTTGGCTTAGTTATCGTAGATGAAGACTCGACGACTTCTTGCAACCATTGCAGTTGATTGATGCTTTCAACGACAAAGGTTGTGACGCCTTTCTCTAAAAAAAGACGCAATTGCTGCTTCGATTTGGCTGGACCGGTGTTGAGAATACGCTTAGGTTCAATATCTTGAGCCAATACATGATCAAGCTCTCCTTTACTGGCTACATCAAAATTGATCCCACTTTGGGATACTGAACGCAGAATGCTCGACAACGGGTTGGCTTTTACCGCATACCAAAGCTTTACAACGCTCTGATCAGTGAGGCATTGCAAATGCTGATTGAGTTTATCTAAATTATAAACGAAATAGCCATTTTCTTGCTCATCATCCAAAGTGGATTGCATTGCACTGTGCTGCTGCAATGCACTTTTTAGTTTTGGCTCAATCATGTTCATTATCTTAATACCGACTCCAATTCGAGCGATGCGTCACTTTGCTCATCACGATATTTCACAATTAACGCACAAGCCATGTTCAATCCTTGCTGCTTCGCCCATTCTCCATCGATAGGACGAGTCCCAGGAATCACTACCGCACGCTCTGGAATAGGCTCACCTTTTTCTAGACGGCGATTATTGACTAGATCAAATACCGGCACAGATGCTGACAGCGATACGCCGGGGGCTAATACCACACCTTTTTTGATCACAATGCCTTCAACCACCACCACTCCAGCACCTAAAAATGCATCGTCCTCAATAATCACAGGACTTGCACCAATTGGCTCTAGCACGCCGCCTATTTGTACCGCAGCCGATAAGTGAACATTTTCACCAATTTGTGCACATGAGCCAACTAAGGCATGGCTATCAACCATAGTGCCTTTACCGACATAAGCACCTACATTGATATACGCTGGCGGCATGATAATGACACTAGGGGCGACGTATGCACCGGCTCGTACCGATGAGCCACCAGGCACTAAACGAACACCATCATCGCGACTAAATTCTCTGGCAGGTAAATTATGTTTATCAACAAATCCTTGGTAAATCCCCGAAAACTCTTCATTTTCTCCAGCCTTAAATGCAGATAAAATGGCTTGCTTCGCCTCAATATTAGCGTGCCAATTTCCGTTTCCATCCTGATTTGCGGCTCTCACTTCGCCGGTCTGTAGTTGTTCTAGTATTTCTTTCCAATCTGACATGTTCTTTCTAAAACCTTATAAATTAAGCTGTTTTTAATACGTTTTGTTGAGATATTTGGCGACTTGAGTATTGTTGATGCCAATGAGTGATTTGCTGATCTGCATGTTCAAGCGACTGATGATTACTCAGCTCTTTATTAGTCAATGGTGGACGTAAAGTGGCGTTAGCAATATCATTATTTTTTGCCATCAATATTTTTGCAGGAATAGGGTTTGAGACAGCAAATAAACTGTCTACTGCATTTTTCCAAACTGGAAAGAGCCCTGTAGTTTCACCTGTTAAACATTGCTGAACATAAGCTCGTGTTTGAATAGGCCAAACATTAGCGGCAACGGAGACCAAGCCTTTGGCACCTTCTTCAACGAGTTTTGGTAACAAGGCGTCTTCGCCACTATAAAGCGCAATGTCAGGGCAAGCTTTTTGGTACTCTTTAAATTGAGCTACATCGCCACTTGCTTCTTTCAGTGCCCAGCATTTTGGGTGATGTTGCAGAGATGCTAAAGCCGATGTAGACAAACTGAGGCCACTTCGTGATGGCACGTTATAGAGCATGCAAGGAAATTTTGCTCTATCAAGCAAAGCTTCAAACCAGAGTTTTTGACCTTCCTCGCCAGGTTTTGCGTACAAAGGACTTCCTAAAAGGTAGGCATCAACAGGTAGCTGATTGCATTGTTCAATCCACTGTAATTGCTCTATAAGTTGAAAGCCGCCCACAGCAACCATTATGGGAACGTTTAATGATAATCCACAAACATACTCAACTATGGTGCGCTGCTCTTCTTGGATTAAAGCAAGACCTTCACCAGTGCTGCCAAGCAGCAAAATAGCATTACCTGCGCTGTTTTGTTGATGAGCAATCTTACCAAGACTAACAAAGTCCACTTTGCCTTGCTGATCAAAAGGCGTGACTAATGCAGTCCATAACGGATATTGCTCAAAAGGGTGTTCAGATGATATTTGATTCATTTCTCTCGAACTCATTTCGTTCGGAGAACTATAAGGCGTTTACAAAACACCTATAGTGAAATCTAAAGGCATTCGTAAAGGCCAGAAGCTCTCCACCTAATTGGTGACAGTCAGCAGGATTCAACCTGCTTAACCGACAAATACATCAATCAAAAATGTATTCATCTCGGCGTTAATCCCCCTCTTTAATGTTCAATGGAGTTTGATCTCCTCACATTAAATACCTGGTTAACGCTCCTCTTCTGACCCTTTTTCGACAATGAAATGACACTTTGAATAAGCGATCACTTCATTTGGAATAAGGAACTGGTGTATTAAACTCGTTTGCGCATTTTTTGTCAATAGACGTCTATACGTTTATTTGCATAAGATATTTATTTACGACATAGCTGAAAAACATACCCGATGATTTAGTAAACACTATAAACCGCCATTTTACTTTTTAGTTCCATACCATCAATTTCAATTTGCCATTTCTGACGAAACTTGACTATTAACAGGTACACAATGTGAATCCTCATATCCAAAAGATATGATTACTGATGAGTGTGCAGGTATGGGTGGCTATCTTAAGGCAAGTTCGCGTAAAATAGCCTACAAACTCGCTTTATTTTATTCATGGCAAATTAACAACATAATGGCACTTTCAAATATCAATCAAATTTTATTAAGAAATATCGAATTACTTGAAGGTTCAAGACCATTACTGATTAATCTTGAAGCC
This window of the Thalassotalea atypica genome carries:
- a CDS encoding TonB-dependent receptor; its protein translation is MKFNKLMAAFAISSFVSSPVWAQTITGKIIDKSGQPIAFAEIHLDQEKTHVFSDEQGNFELKNVAEGITELHVSAENFSHYNQKITVAGQDISGLEISLNDTVMEIIDVHATPLHSSTIESALPVNVLSADELRLKQASTLGETLKNEVGVHSSYYGPVSSSPIIRGLDGPRVLISQNGLDVGDASRVGGDHVVSSETSTATQIEVLRGPATLFYGSGAIGGVVNIVDNRVPTSTDTMAEWQLQHNDVADENEASFALNTGSGQVALHLDGFWRESNDYDIPGYATSEDEHDDHEEEHEEEHDEHEGEKGTLANSASKSSGFTIGTSYLLENGFIGFSYGRMDREYGIPGHGHHEEEHEEEGHEDEEHVEENVFADLEQNRFQMISDLNFDDKFLSRLASKFAYTDYQHQEIENGEVGTTFKNESIEARVDVYHQEWNGWNGAWTLHFKDSDFEALGEEAFTPPSSTTSFAFAWLEENHLNEQWLLQLGARVEYVEIEPFGMHDNEHEEEHDEHDEEEHHDIEKQDFTPVSASVGLVWDYQQGYNLGFSASFSQRAPSAAELFSNGPHIGTNTFEVGALYEVEPHGDHLDIEVSNQDVELETSYNLDMTWRKFEGDFGFVVSAFYNHIEDYYYQQDTGLFMEGGHDHDEHNAVEEDHGEEEGLPVFVYRQDDVDLYGLEAEFVYQVTSSLKATVFGDYIRAELSDGGNLPRIPPMRVGGQLNYQAEQYAAELSVSHYFEQNDIAAYETSTDSYTMLDANFNYYLSGVSDSDWASDTIVFVKGQNLTDEEARVHSSFLKEDAPLPGRSISLGIRGSF
- a CDS encoding PLP-dependent decarboxylase, with amino-acid sequence MNMIEPKLKSALQQHSAMQSTLDDEQENGYFVYNLDKLNQHLQCLTDQSVVKLWYAVKANPLSSILRSVSQSGINFDVASKGELDHVLAQDIEPKRILNTGPAKSKQQLRLFLEKGVTTFVVESINQLQWLQEVVESSSTITKPTVLLRVQLQWPEGDKNPLGGNAVTPFGLGCEQWQRIQVADYPSLDLCGLHIFQWGNMLSNAKMYSLWQQMVQPLTTLASAIGMELKVLDLGGGLGVDYLNSGERISWQQAMSDLADVKRKAKVDELWLELGRYAVADCGYYVSPVVDRKNNFEHQQLVLAAGINHLIRPAITDQPFPASLLRDSNAASEPFDVHGPLCTSLDHLGKLALPNDCSVDDSLVFGLCGAYGFTESMPFFLCHEIAAEYVFEQGKLIQVRAQQPASWYLR
- the dapA gene encoding 4-hydroxy-tetrahydrodipicolinate synthase translates to MSSEHPFEQYPLWTALVTPFDQQGKVDFVSLGKIAHQQNSAGNAILLLGSTGEGLALIQEEQRTIVEYVCGLSLNVPIMVAVGGFQLIEQLQWIEQCNQLPVDAYLLGSPLYAKPGEEGQKLWFEALLDRAKFPCMLYNVPSRSGLSLSTSALASLQHHPKCWALKEASGDVAQFKEYQKACPDIALYSGEDALLPKLVEEGAKGLVSVAANVWPIQTRAYVQQCLTGETTGLFPVWKNAVDSLFAVSNPIPAKILMAKNNDIANATLRPPLTNKELSNHQSLEHADQQITHWHQQYSSRQISQQNVLKTA
- a CDS encoding MAPEG family protein: MSFYPLFIPMLAMMLLTMIVWFYMYTLRLNYVMKARIHADKLHAPEQVSLLLPDHVNAPSNNLKNLFELPVLFYGVILVASQIPDHSIISNLAAWSFLFFRVIHSIIHCSNGKVLARFIVYVLSSLSLFVLIANVLLSLFNQQ
- a CDS encoding succinylglutamate desuccinylase/aspartoacylase family protein produces the protein MNNQTQNKVIKDVMHVGEMASGAQLTVPVYKFTAQGATDAPSVYIQANMHGAEVQGNAVIYQLLELIGNIELFADVTLVPYANPVGCNHKNGEYTLGRFDPITGVNWNRMYHNNPKLVDVAVEQYIEESDREIEQAFKQSLLDDINEQLDHNIFGLTTGQRIAYQLQKLAHQADLVLDLHTGPISSKHLYCPEYAKESAKHFNIEHTLLIPNEFDGALDESTFCPWWSLSEAFKAKGRCINFNKESFTVELGSQEQIDLDIALTDAKSILCYLQYKGVVKPNGQQDFVPDEMIRYACYLKDYKAFYSPMGGMVDYLAEFGKPLKAGEPLARILRMDNYGDGDALHYISLDHEVLPILHFASASVNQGTELYKVFSEFFTL
- a CDS encoding dienelactone hydrolase family protein — translated: MLAKIKSDIPQEAFDWYDSYAHGGMDRRTFMKKLGTLVAVGYSMSVLTSALLPNYALAEQVSFNDVDIKATYETFDSPLGHGKGQGYLVTPTNVDVDLPVVLVVHENRGLNPYIKDVARRLAKAGYLAFAPDALYPLGGYPGNDDEGRAMQRSMDRNKIQQDFIAAAKFLKSHQRSNGKLGAVGFCFGGYIVNYLAAVESDLLSAGVPFYGTPAKAELRQNIQAALLIQLAALDERVNKSWSGYEADLKALGVPYKMHMYENAKHGFHNDSTGRYDKENAALAWQRTLSFFNDKLT
- a CDS encoding 2,3,4,5-tetrahydropyridine-2,6-dicarboxylate N-succinyltransferase — encoded protein: MSDWKEILEQLQTGEVRAANQDGNGNWHANIEAKQAILSAFKAGENEEFSGIYQGFVDKHNLPAREFSRDDGVRLVPGGSSVRAGAYVAPSVIIMPPAYINVGAYVGKGTMVDSHALVGSCAQIGENVHLSAAVQIGGVLEPIGASPVIIEDDAFLGAGVVVVEGIVIKKGVVLAPGVSLSASVPVFDLVNNRRLEKGEPIPERAVVIPGTRPIDGEWAKQQGLNMACALIVKYRDEQSDASLELESVLR